A window of Juglans regia cultivar Chandler chromosome 7, Walnut 2.0, whole genome shotgun sequence contains these coding sequences:
- the LOC109007180 gene encoding legumin B-like: MAYSSLLYLSICLLVLFHGCRAQLEQVTGRSQRPQQQRFQTECRINNLNAQEPAQRFEAEAGLTEYWSPNDEQFRCAGVDLVRHTIQRRGLLLPSFSNAPTLIYVVQGRGLHGAAIPGCAETFQSESSSQFRGDQGSQRRGRDLHQKVRQIREGDILAVPAGIAHWIYNDGESQLILVELHDTSNQANQLDENARRFYLAGNPRGQRRRESWQGSRSRSQSRSRSQRQEERERSPQSGSNMFNGFDEEFLAESFNIDNELAMRIQNRDDQRGRIVLVEDELRVLSPQSRGEEREERGWDRDNGVEETFCTLRLKHNVADPQRTDVYNERGGRITSLNSLNLPILRYIQLSAERGVLYRNALVAPLYNMNCHSVIYVIRGNARLQVVGENGQNVFDGEVREGQALTVPQNFAVIKKAGNQGFEWVAFKTNDNAKTNPLAGRFSVMRALPEDVLINAYRIDREEARRLKYNRDETTLFSSESFGWQRRN, from the exons ATGGCTTACTCTTCTTTGCTCTATCTTAGCATTTGCTTGCTCGTTCTCTTCCATGGCTGCCGTGCTCAGTTAGAGCAAGTCACAGGGCGATCCCAGAGGCCGCAGCAACAACGGTTCCAGACAGAGTGCCGCATCAACAACTTAAACGCTCAAGAACCCGCTCAGAGATTTGAAGCCGAGGCTGGTCTCACCGAGTACTGGAGCCCAAACGATGAACAGTTCCGGTGTGCCGGAGTTGACCTGGTCCGCCACACTATCCAACGTAGAGGCCTTTTGTTGCCTTCATTCTCCAATGCCCCTACGCTCATCTATGTTGTCCAAG GTAGAGGTCTTCACGGAGCTGCTATCCCAGGTTGTGCTGAAACCTTTCAATCGGAGTCCTCTTCGCAGTTTAGAGGAGATCAGGGCTCACAACGGAGGGGCAGAGACCTGCACCAAAAGGTTCGTCAAATACGGGAGGGGGACATCCTTGCTGTGCCGGCCGGGATAGCTCATTGGATTTATAACGACGGCGAATCACAGCTTATTTTGGTTGAACTCCACGACACCTCAAATCAGGCTAACCAGCTCGATGAGAACGCTAGA AGGTTCTACCTTGCTGGGAACCCACGCGGCCAGAGACGCAGAGAGAGCTGGCAGGGAAGCAGGAGTAGGAGCCAGAGCCGAAGCCGGAGCCAACGccaggaagaaagagagagaagccCGCAAAGTGGCAGCAACATGTTCAATGGCTTCGACGAAGAGTTTCTGGCCGAAAGCTTCAACATTGACAATGAGCTGGCAATGAGGATACAGAACCGAGATGATCAGAGGGGTAGAATCGTCCTCGTCGAGGATGAACTTCGGGTGCTGAGCCCACAAAGCAGAGGAGAAGAGCGAGAAGAGAGGGGATGGGACAGAGACAATGGCGTGGAGGAAACCTTCTGCACGCTGAGGCTCAAACACAACGTCGCCGACCCACAACGCACTGATGTTTACAATGAACGCGGCGGTCGCATCACCAGCCTCAACAGCCTCAACCTCCCCATCCTTAGGTACATCCAGCTAAGTGCTGAGAGAGGTGTCCTCTACAGG aATGCCCTCGTAGCACCACTCTATAACATGAACTGCCACAGTGTGATATACGTAATCAGGGGCAACGCCAGGCTTCAGGTGGTCGGGGAGAACGGCCAGAACGTATTTGACGGTGAGGTTCGGGAAGGTCAGGCTTTGACAGTGCCTCAAAACTTCGCCGTCATTAAGAAGGCAGGAAATCAGGGATTCGAGTGGGTGGCATTCAAGACAAACGACAACGCCAAAACTAACCCGCTTGCTGGAAGGTTTTCGGTCATGCGGGCACTTCCAGAGGATGTGTTAATAAATGCATACCGCATTGACAGGGAGGAAGCTAGAAGGCTGAAGTATAATAGGGACGAGACGACACTGTTCAGTTCGGAATCCTTTGGGTGGCAGCGTAGGAACTAA
- the LOC109007181 gene encoding legumin B-like: protein MAYSYLFSLSLCFLVLFHGCLAQLEQVTGQSQRQQQQRFQTECRINNLNAQEPGRRVESEAGLSEYWNRNDEQFRCAGVDLVRHTIQRRGLLLPSFSNAPRLVYVVQGRGLHGAAIPGCPETFQSESSSQFRGEQGSQRLSRDQHQKVREIREGDVVAIPAGVAHWIYNDGESQLIVMILYDTSNQANQLDENARRFYLAGNPHQQQQGGRQRRRESWPGSRSRSRSQSPEERERSQQSGSNIFSGFDEEFLADSFNIDNELAMRIQNRDDQRGIIVTVEDELRVLSPQSRGEEREERGLDRDNGVEETFCTLRLKHNIADAQRADVYNERGGRITSLNSFNLPILRYIQLSAERGVLYRNALVAPHYNLNSHSVIYVIRGNARLQVVGENGQNVFDGEIREGQALTVPQNFAVIKKAGNQGFEWVAFKTNDNAKINALAGRLSTMRALPEDVLINAYRIDREEARRLKYNRDETTLFSSDSSGSPRRRD from the exons ATGGCTTACTCCTATTTGTTCTCTCTTAGCCTTTGCTTTCTCGTTCTCTTCCATGGCTGCCTTGCTCAGTTAGAGCAAGTCACAGGTCAATCCCAAAGGCAGCAGCAACAACGGTTCCAGACCGAGTGCCGCATCAATAACTTAAACGCTCAAGAACCCGGCCGGAGGGTTGAATCCGAGGCCGGTCTCTCTGAGTACTGGAACAGAAATGATGAACAGTTCCGGTGTGCCGGAGTTGATCTGGTCCGCCACACTATCCAACGTAGAGGCCTATTGTTGCCTTCATTCTCCAATGCCCCTCGGCTCGTCTATGTTGTCCAAG GTAGAGGTCTTCACGGAGCTGCAATCCCAGGTTGTCCCGAGACGTTCCAATCGGAATCCTCATCACAGTTTAGAGGAGAACAGGGCTCACAACGTCTGAGTAGAGACCAGCACCAGAAGGTTCGAGAGATCCGGGAGGGCGACGTCGTTGCTATTCCGGCCGGAGTGGCTCATTGGATTTACAACGATGGCGAATCCCAGCTTATTGTCATGATACTCTACGACACGTCAAATCAGGCGAACCAGCTCGACGAAAACGCTAGG AGATTCTACCTAGCTGGGAACCCACACCAACAACAACAAGGTGGTCGCCAGAGACGCAGAGAGAGCTGGCCAGGAAGCCGGAGCCGGAGCAGGAGCCAAAGCccggaagaaagagagagaagccaGCAAAGTGGCAGCAACATATTCAGTGGCTTCGATGAAGAGTTTCTGGCCGACAGTTTCAACATTGACAACGAGCTGGCAATGAGGATACAGAACCGAGATGACCAGAGGGGTATAATCGTCACCGTCGAGGATGAGCTTCGGGTGCTGAGCCCACAAAGCAGAGGAGAAGAACGAGAAGAGAGGGGATTGGACAGAGACAATGGCGTGGAGGAAACCTTCTGCACGCTGAGGCTCAAACACAACATCGCCGACGCACAACGCGCTGATGTTTACAATGAACGCGGCGGTCGCATCACCAGCCTCAACAGCTTCAACCTCCCCATCCTTAGGTACATCCAGCTAAGTGCTGAGAGAGGTGTCCTCTACAGG aATGCCCTCGTAGCACCACACTACAACTTGAACTCCCACAGTGTGATATACGTAATCAGGGGCAACGCCAGGCTTCAGGTGGTCGGGGAGAACGGACAGAACGTATTTGACGGGGAGATTCGGGAAGGCCAGGCTTTGACAGTGCCACAAAATTTCGCCGTCATTAAGAAGGCAGGAAATCAGGGGTTCGAGTGGGTGGCATTCAAGACAAACGACAATGCCAAGATTAACGCACTTGCTGGAAGGCTGTCGACCATGCGGGCACTTCCAGAGGATGTGTTAATAAACGCATACCGCATTGACAGGGAGGAAGCTAGAAGGCTGAAGTATAATAGGGACGAGACGACTCTGTTCAGCTCGGACTCATCCGGATCGCCTAGGCGTAGGGACTAA
- the LOC109007182 gene encoding glutathione transferase GST 23-like, protein MVSQEVKLLGFWASPFSNRVEWALKLKGVDYEYIEEDIFNKSSRLLELNPVHKRVPVLVHDGKVMAESFILLEYIDETWKQDQLLLPQDPYERSKARFWARVAEEKLLEYSFGAMISHGENKEKALKSAIEVAEKIEEEMKGNNKKFLGGESIGYLDLALGWIAHWLPIWEEVGSMQIVDPSQFPATTAWSKRFLDHPVIKQNLPPRDKMLVYFHERKKILGGSG, encoded by the exons ATGGTAAGCCAGGAGGTGAAGCTTTTGGGATTTTGGGCGAGCCCATTTTCCAACAGGGTTGAATGGGCTCTAAAGCTCAAGGGTGTTGATTACGAGTATATTGAAGAAGATATCTTCAACAAGAGCTCTCGTCTTCTGGAACTGAACCCTGTTCATAAAAGGGTTCCAGTCCTGGTTCATGACGGTAAGGTGATGGCTGAGTCGTTCATTCTTCTTGAATACATCGACGAGACCTGGAAGCAAGACCAGTTATTGCTGCCTCAAGATCCTTATGAAAGATCCAAAGCGCGATTCTGGGCTAGAGTTGCAGAAGAAAAG CTGCTGGAGTATTCATTTGGTGCTATGATCTCCCACGGAGAGAATAAAGAAAAGGCACTGAAATCAGCCATAGAGGTGGCGGAGAAGATAGAGGAAGAGATGAAAGGGAATAACAAGAAGTTTTTGGGAGGGGAGAGCATTGGGTATTTGGACCTTGCACTGGGATGGATAGCTCACTGGCTGCCTATTTGGGAGGAAGTTGGATCTATGCAGATTGTGGACCCTTCACAATTTCCTGCCACCACTGCCTGGTCGAAGAGGTTTCTGGATCACCCAGTGATCAAGCAAAACTTACCACCTAGAGACAAAATGCTTGTTTATTTTCACGAGCGCAAGAAAATCTTAGGTGGTTCAGGGTAG